The nucleotide window CGATGGGCGGAGTCCTCATAATAATCTCTATACTTGTCACCGTTCTCCTGTGGGGCGACCTTACCAATAAATATATACTGACAATGATTTTTTCTCTTGTGGGTTTCGGAACGATAGGCTTTATCGATGATTATCTTAAGGTTGTAAAGAGAAATCCTAAAGGGCTGCGCGGCTGTTATAAATTCGGGGCGCAGGCGCTTCTTGCCTTAGCGATAAGCATGTTTATTTACATGAACCCTAAAGACCCTTACAATGATGTTCTGAGCATTCCGTTTTTTAAAAAATGGCTTTTTGATCTCGGATGGTTCTATGTGCCGTTTTCTATTATTGTTATCGTAGGGTCCTCCAATGCAGTCAATCTCACGGACGGCATAGATGGCCTTGCTGTGGGCCTTGTCGGGATTTCGGTGCTTGCCACAGGGATACTTGTTTATATATCCGGCAATTTCAAATTTTCACAATACCTGCAGGTTCTTTATATCCCGGGCACAGGAGAGCTGACTGTATTTTGCGGCGCTATTCTTGGAGCATCTCTCGGTTTCCTCTGGTATAACTCATATCCGGCGGATGTGTTTATGGGAGATGTCGGCTCTCTGTCTCTCGGCGGCGTGCTCGGAACGCTTGCTGTAATAACAAAACAGGAGATAGTGCTTGCGGTTGTGGGAGGAATTTTTGTCATAGAGACGCTCTCGGTTGTGTTTCAGGTCGCAGCGTTCAAGTTAACAGGAAAGAGGATGTTCAGGATGGCTCCAATACACCATCATTTTGAACTCAAGGGATGGCCTGAACCGAAAGTTATAGTCAGATTCTGGATAGTCGGAATAATGCTGGCTCTTCTGAGCCTTGCAACATTAAAGCTGAGGTGATTATGAAAACAAAGTTAAGAGTTAAGAGTTTAGAGTTAAAAGTTAAGAAAAGAATTTTTTTCATTTTATTTTTTTCACTTTTCACTTTTCACTTTCAACTTTCAACTTGCCTTGCTGATGAGATTTCCTCAAAGGCAGCATTTGTTATGGAGG belongs to Nitrospirota bacterium and includes:
- a CDS encoding phospho-N-acetylmuramoyl-pentapeptide-transferase encodes the protein MLYNFLYSLNTWFSPLNVFRYITFRSALAVLTAMLITFILGPKVIKRLGRFSVTQQVRDDGPQTHLGKTGTPTMGGVLIIISILVTVLLWGDLTNKYILTMIFSLVGFGTIGFIDDYLKVVKRNPKGLRGCYKFGAQALLALAISMFIYMNPKDPYNDVLSIPFFKKWLFDLGWFYVPFSIIVIVGSSNAVNLTDGIDGLAVGLVGISVLATGILVYISGNFKFSQYLQVLYIPGTGELTVFCGAILGASLGFLWYNSYPADVFMGDVGSLSLGGVLGTLAVITKQEIVLAVVGGIFVIETLSVVFQVAAFKLTGKRMFRMAPIHHHFELKGWPEPKVIVRFWIVGIMLALLSLATLKLR